In Thermothelomyces thermophilus ATCC 42464 chromosome 5, complete sequence, the sequence TTAGTATCCTTTCTTATGGTAGGTAATGCTTATACCTAggaccttctactatatatagtaaatacgttctataaggatatacgaacgtttataatacctactttactaattaagatatagtctaggaagcttaagtagtaggaaagtagcttatatttaaggaaagtaagattatacttatattctaacttataaaggaTAACATTATTTTCTAGTATTCCGAAATATAGTAAgtaatctaagctatagtactaagcgcctaccttaagtaataaagcttctaagataatattaatatgaAACCCTttgataatagtaatatcttTAAACGTTAGGCTCTTaatatatagtctatatagtctatctagaacATTCTCGATCACCTAAGTGCCCTTTTtactaataggaaaggtTATTGTACCTGCTTTAATAAACTTAGAATCTTCTACTTTAACGAATATCTtaggtaaaaggaacttcttattGTTAACAaagtaggttatactatataagtctagtaaagtGCTTTCTAAAAGAGGATAACATTATAGAGCGACTATACTAAACGCCCTATAGTAAGTCAAAAGCTTACTAAGTAGTtaagggctaataattaatatattaagggaactaAGGTATCCTACCCCTAACTACTtagaataggatagctctctctacttagtaataagttaatttttTAATCTAGCCTACTTTAGCTTATTAAGCTCCTAGTAAATCCTTTTATACTCCCTATTAGAGAGATATAAGCGttacttattattatagatagCTTATTCAAGCGTATAGCAATCTATTAGATCCCATAGATAGCTTAGATACTTAtaaggatatcttatattatactactaagcgTATAAGTCTCTACCTCTCTTCTTACCGCTCttttaagctataggaagtattagtatataagttatcAAGAAGATTCCATACTTCCGAAagactctaggttatatattattattaattaggatcttagCCATTATAATAAAAATACTAAGCTCTAgaagtagctatcctatactattagtaagctcgatttctatccttttatttactacctaggttagtagaatatatataataatagcgttaagaaaggtataaagtctTTATACGCCCTATACTTCcaagatattatattagatagcttattaAAAGGCaatattaaagttataaatctaatattatagattaactcctaaacgcttaattatagctttatagagtttaggatctatagtatatactagctagtattataactatcctatctacttactaatgtctatagtatatataatatctttataaaaagAGTCTTATAGTCGTATaaatttagctataatagctacattagaaggtatcaaatctatagatattaaggGTAATAATCTTTCTATAAGTTACTCCTAAGAAGCCaagataaggttatctctagcttatttataagttaggtactatagaacttccagatctagcttatagttACCATTAAGGTTAacaaatccctatatactagcaaatttagcctataattacagtttaatatactacaagtTCTAGaaactaggccctataaggcatatagaaGTCTCGACTAGGatcttagatataatagatatatcgTCGAAAGTATATTAAAGTAGGGTAAGAGAGTTTGTAATAAAAGAAGCTATcactaatattaaagatacgtcagtagaggagtagtcaaggcgccgggcttataactgccgaacgtagtaatgagcttccgggagcgttgaaagcagtgtctgtagtaggtggctatacgaaggaaagagtgccttgttaaaactatctataaaggagacaaaaagagtggtatttatagacaaagggactggccaatgcgttaaacagctttatacagctgtggcatatatgtggctaatacttttagaagctctatagcttctgaCAAGAAGAGATCACCATTACCTGTAAGGCGCCTTTCTTCGCTCTGTCTCTCGCGATGCGGCTCACACGCTCGCGTCTCAGACACGTCTGCGGGCCTAACGTCAGAAGAGAGAAGGGAGAGTCTAGAACATATCTGGGGCTTCAAATGGTACGCTTCATTCCCGCTTACTGTTCACTAATAATAGTACAGAATGCTAGCAAGGTCACTAACCGAACTGATCCCAGTCAATGCTCACTCTGTACCGCTGCCTCAGATGTCATCCAGGCCTCGGACGCTCGTCGAGGGGAAATCCGTTCTTTGCAGGCCAAGGTTCTTCAGCTCGCCCAGAAAGGAGAATTTCATAAGGCCGTTGAGGCCGCTGAGAGTCTATTCGCCCTTGTGGAAGAGGAGGGCCTAACAGAGCTGATGGGTGGTATGTACGAGGTTCCAGCTCGCCTCTATTACCACATTGGCAACCTTGACAAGGCCCTCGAGTACACACTCAAGGTGACGCACGAGCTCGATGCTTTTGGCGCATCTGACGAGGCCGGTCAAGCAAAAATCGAGATGCTAAAGGGCGTCATCCAGAGGCTTGAGCGAGAAATCAAGGAAAAGGAGAATCGCGAAGCGCCCCGAAAAGAAAACGGCCGGAACGAAGATTGATGAAAACACGGACTCGATTCTTGGCCTATGACAGCTTCAACGGCGGCATTAATAATCTTTTGTACCAATTCTCGTGTACGATATTAGTTGAGTTGACACGAGTTGACACTGCGGGCAGGCCCAAAGGGAGGAATTCCGCGAAGACCTGCCCTTACCATCCAGGCGGATTTACCATCCTTACATGGGATCTTTAGAGTCTTTCTCTTCCCGTTTTCCTCATGATCGGATGCATGACCAGAAGCGGCCGCGTTAGCAGAAGACGCGCCGAGGCCCATCTCCAACGATGCTGCTGAGCCATCGGAGACCATATTTCCACCAGTCAGGAAACTCGACACCCTGTCGGTTGCTGGCTACTACTGGCTTGGCAGAGCGTGCTCAGCGGACGGGTAAACCTCAACACTTGAACAAGGCCTGGTTTTGGAGACGATGCTGCTCCGACAGGGTTCCCCGCTGGACACCATCATTTTTTCCAGTGCTTCGGTAACGGTGAAGCCGGACCATTAATTACCGCTGTTGGAAAGGCTGCATGCAACGCCGGAATGCGCGTCGTCCTGCTGCAACCCCACGATCTTATTTGATTAATTACATTAAGCTGCATGGAACCCCGTGTTCCGGTCGTAACCATGACCTGCAGCTATTAGCTCTTTATCATCCGCCCCAAATACCCGGATATCCAACATGCGGTTCAGTTTCCTCACTGTCGCCTCGGCCCTCGCTCCATTGACCGCGGCGTTCCCCTTCGGGAGCTTTGGCCTCGCGTCGTGGGATGTCGAGGGCTTTGCCAAAGACAATCCCATTGGCGTCACCActggcggcgagggcgggtCAACGGTGACCGTGGATAACGCGGCCGACTTCAAGGCAGCTGTTGCGGGAGACGAGCCCAAGACGGTCCTCGTCAAGGGCGAGATCAACCTGCCGTCCCGGCCAAAGATTGGCTCCAACAAGTCCGTCATTGGTGTCGGACGCACCGCCCACATCACCGGCAGCGGCCTCGACGTGTTCAACTCGACCAACGTCATCATCCGCAACCTCAAGATCAGCTTCATCGAGGACAACGACTGCATCACCATCCGGAACTCCACCAGGGTCTGGGTGGACCACAACGAGTTCGCTTCCGACATCACGAAAGGACCCGACGCCTACGTGAGTCTCTTGTGCTCTACAATCTCCTAATTAATTAGAAAGTGCACACAACGGGATCCGCTGAGACGAGATTGTCTTTCTATAATATGTTACGCAGGACGGCCAAGTCGACATCATCCGCGGTTCCGACTGGATCACGGTATCGTGGAACTACTTCCACGACCACTGGAAGTCGTCCCTGGTCGGCAACGACACCACCTTCCGCGACATCGACTTTGGCCACCTGCACGTAACCTACCACCACAACTACTGGCGCAACGAGGGTACCCGCGGCCCCGCCGGCCGCTTCGGGCACCAACACGTCTACAACAACCTCTACGTCGACTTCCTCTACCAGGCCATCCACTCCCGCTCAGACAACCAGGTCCTCGTCGAGGGTAACGTCTTCCGCGGCAAGACCCGCGAGGCCCTGAGCACCTACGGCCTGGTGATCCCGGACGACTCGCCCAACACCTGCACGTGCGGCGACGAAGAGCTGGACGGCTACGCCAACTTGGGCGCCAGTAAGTCTCCCTCGTAGCTGTTAAAATGAAGGAAGGGTGCGGGGTGTGTAATGAGAGGGGAGATCGGGATATGTAATTACGTACCTCCGCATGGTCCTGTGCTGACGTGATGACGCGCAGAAAACGATTGGGGCAAGGCGACGGTCAACATCACGCAGGTCGGCAACTTTCGAAAGGCACCGTACAAGTTCAAGTTGACACCCCTGCCGTTGGTTGAGCCGATTGTCAAGCTCGGGGCCGGTGTGGGCAAGATCTGATGACCTCGAGATTCGTGTGTGAGCCGATGTTGCTTTTTTCTTCAGCACAGGGTTGTTGAAAATACATCATAATGGTACGATCTGAGAGAGCTGGGCAACGTTTTGATGCTATAAACGAGTGAGTGACTGCCATATTCGGACACTCCTACTCAGCTCGTCGTCAGCCCAAAAGTGATTGCTTTCTAAGTGCGATGTGGCATTATTTCACCGGATTTACAGCAAGACTTTGGCCAAATGCGGGTAATTATGTCCTGATTTGCAAAGCTCGGGTAGCTTCGACGCTATAAACATGGCAGCGCAGTTGTGATTGTTTGGGAAAAGCTACTCTATTGAGTATATAGCCTCCAATTGATGCCGATCCTGAGCCGTCGCCCCTCAAAGAAGCCAGGTGACGGCGCGCTGGGAACGGCCTATCATAGGAGGTCTCTACACTGAACCCAAGATGTTGGCTTCGTAGATGGTTGTCGTCTTGCTGGTGTTGGCATTCTCGATTTTAAGATAATTAGGTAGGGCTAACGCCCACGGACCGTACTTGAGCTCCAGGTAATCTTGTCCGAGATCTCTCACCTCGTATTGCGGCTGCTCCGCACTCGCGCTCATATTACGCCCGGCTTGATTTCCAGGCTCCATCAGAACGCCCTTGACGGTACCGACACTTTCGGGGGGCCTAGAATCGGGGCTTGCATGTCCGATTCGATTCCCTACCTGTCAGACAAAATTCCTCGCGTGCTTATAAAACAAACCAAAAAGATGGAGCACTCACCGCCAACGGGCTTGTATCGGACTTGATCTCCTCCCTTGTATTGCGGCATTATTTTGGCGGGACGACATGCAGAGAAGTAGCTTACTCAGCTGGTTGGAAAGAAGTTTTCTCAACAAAATCCAAAGTAAGTATGAAAATTTGCATTCGAATTCATGAGTGTCCGTTGAAGAGAACTTATACATGTTTGTAGGAACAGCCGGTCGTATTTTCGAGCAATTAGGGAGGAAAGGTCAAGTGGTGATGAGGTTATCGTTTGTAAATCAATCTTATCACGAAATCACCACTAGATTCAGCGTCCAGTTTCCCACATTAAAAAGACTAAATGATTCGAAATCATTACCTGTCATATTTGTCATTAGCATCGAAGCCGGCGCATGATGTGTTGGGAGGACGGGGGAATAGGCGTGATGGCCGCCGCGGGCGCGACTGACGATGATCGGGAGCGTGAGTCAGGGAGAGGGCAGAGAAATAATTAATTACATGACGAAAGACACATAGCCTTAGTAAATAGAGCAAATAATACAAAACGACGATTTCCCCCCCTACTCTTTCCCTCCGGTAACACACAACCATCAGGAAGATGTAAATACTTAAGGTACCGTACTTAGATACCTTGGTTGATTTGTTGAAGAGATGCCAGACCTCTTGTGCCGTACGCTTACCTGCCACACCATCTGTGCTGATGGCATGCACGAAGCGAATTATGCAAGGACTTTGATGGAAGAAGGTTGTGGTAAAATCAAGatagttcaaaagtgcgatgtctccttcctacgtttgctggccctgtggctctgtataagtagagggtagaacaaagaaccctccgtttgccaggatccacagggcttatcttatctaaTCTTACATGATGGACACGTCCGCAGACAACGAACTGTATCAGACTTCTTCGCGTTCTGTTCGACCCGctttcaaaaaaaaaaaaaaaaaaaggttagGTATTCTGCTTTGGTAAGAAATACGCTGTATCCGAACTTGGCAAAATATCTCTCGAGTCGGAAGCAAACGGGACCAGAGAAGGAAACCACTCCGCTCCCGAGTTTACTAAGCGGCTGGTGTTATCTCGTTCTGTTGTGTGTGATGCTTGACCCACAACAATTCTACCCAAGGTAATAATCAAGGAAGAAAGAGGTACATACGAGTGGTCGTATGGCAGGGCAAAGGAGATGACAACAGCACGTGCGGCAGAATTAAGTTGTAAGTGAATTATAACTATTAACTACAGGTAGTATGAGGTGGCGGAATGCCAATATGAGCGCCGCCGATCACGGAACCATGTAATCACGCTGGTTCCAGCAAGCCCTCACCCCGATGATAGTATTTTTGCATCCCCAAGTATCTGATTGACAAATCGTATATGTTCGTCCGCATGAAGAGGATGTTCTTTTCGTCGGGCAAATCCCACTCGACGTACTCTAGGTCCAAGGCCATGAGCCTTCCGTCAACCAGCTGATAGTTGGAGGGTTGCGGATCGCTATGATGCACGCCATAGGCATGCATAGCCCGGTGGCATGGCTGCATCAAGGCGGAGATTTCTTCAAGCGTCAGCGTTGCACCTTGGGGCGAGGCGAGCGAAACTCCCCCAAGGCGCTCGAGAATCATCGCCCTTAAGCCGTTGTATCGAGCAAGGCCGTAACACTTGGGTATGACGGTCCCTTGTAACGGCTTTAGGCGGTCGTAGGCTCGCGTCTCGGTGTCGAATAGCTCCTCATTGGCCTCTCCCGACTCGTACCGCTTTTGCGCCTTCAAAATGACACGGCTGGGGAGGAACCATTCCGGCATCATGGCTCTAATCCAGGACTGTGCAAACGTAGGCAAAAGATTGACGCAGGCGCCAAAGAACCGCGCGACTCTGGAGGGGCAAATTTGCAGGTCGAGGATATGTGGGCGATCGCTGTCGAACTGCGTGGCGAAAGCCGAGATGTACCGCGTCCTGAACCGGAAGCTCTTGGACACGGAGTATTAGCGTCAATGGCAGGGCTGCAACTGGGTACAACACGGAATGACTCACGATCAGCCACGGTGGGACTGCAGGCTTCTTGCTCTTGCAGGCCTCGATTCCGGCCTTCGAAAGGCGGTAGTGTTCCGGTTCATTGGGGTTTCTGTAGAACTTGGGTAATTCAACGTCGTAGTCCACCATGGAACCAGCGGACGGCTTAATATTGTCTGCCGACATGCGTGCGCGAGAAAATACTGTGGTTATGCGCCCTTCAAGTGGTGAGATGGTGTTGAGATTGAGGTTGAAGAAGGGCTGTCCAAGCTCAGCCGCTCTCGAGACGCGCCCACCTTGGTATCTCGGTTACGGAGGTACTTGTATGCGTGCCAAATGGCGGGAGAATTCGCCATCACGTGCCCAGGCACCAATGTGGACCCGCTCTGGCTGGCTCACCAGCAACGCCAGAAAGTTCCCGCGGTCCGTGGCTGGATTAAGTTGGCATTCAAATCAGGCCTCCGTAGGCATGTAATAATTGCAATACAGCCTAGAACTATCTGCTCAGGATGACAGAAGATTTCATTGCCTTAACGATCCTTTCCAAATAACCTTTACGGCCTTTTTTTGGATACCTGAGTTTAGTGATCCACTAGCGATGGCTCTCCTACAGTATTCTCATTGGAGCGCTATTATAAG encodes:
- a CDS encoding polysaccharide lyase family 1 protein (CAZy_ID 267939) translates to MRFSFLTVASALAPLTAAFPFGSFGLASWDVEGFAKDNPIGVTTGGEGGSTVTVDNAADFKAAVAGDEPKTVLVKGEINLPSRPKIGSNKSVIGVGRTAHITGSGLDVFNSTNVIIRNLKISFIEDNDCITIRNSTRVWVDHNEFASDITKGPDAYDGQVDIIRGSDWITVSWNYFHDHWKSSLVGNDTTFRDIDFGHLHVTYHHNYWRNEGTRGPAGRFGHQHVYNNLYVDFLYQAIHSRSDNQVLVEGNVFRGKTREALSTYGLVIPDDSPNTCTCGDEELDGYANLGAKNDWGKATVNITQVGNFRKAPYKFKLTPLPLVEPIVKLGAGVGKI